A genomic region of Fusarium falciforme chromosome 4, complete sequence contains the following coding sequences:
- a CDS encoding Aminotran-1-2 domain-containing protein — protein MELDALQARVSENVDKALIYFHKVPGSAVLTRYIQSSYQNDPVRSAIELVLLLYFIRYLLSPSYSTRKENFVKLREDEIEELIDEWTPEPLVAEQTSFEVAESERLPVLVGPTGPKSKLSNGRTVTNLASYNFYNFNANDQIKEKAIQVLRTYGVGPCGPPQFYGTQDVHMKTEADIAAYLGTEGCIVYAQAFSTISSVIPSFCKRGDVIIADRNVNFSIRKGLESSRSNIRWYEHNDMDDLERVMQAVVKEQAKAKKLTRRFVVTEGLFELSGDSIDLPRLVELKEKHKFRVILDETWSFGVLGRTGRGITEDQNVDPQQVDMIIGSLAGPLCAGGGFCAGPKDVVEHQRITSSSYTFSAALPAMLAVTASETLNLLQSNPDILTQCRENIKAMKAQLDPRSDWVVCNSAPENPVMLVTLKPEVVAARKLELEDQERILLDCVEESLANGVMITRTKTQPFSHAIKPKDGVWYAQPALRICITSALSKKDIEKAGVTIRHAITKVMTRKTSNKAA, from the exons ATGGAACTCGACGCCCTCCAGGCCCGCGTCAGCGAGAACGTCGACAAGGCCCTCATCTACTTCCACAAGGTGCCCGGCTCTGCCGTCCTCACCCGCTACATCCAGTCGAGCTACCAGAATGACCCCGTGCGATCCGCCATtgagctggtgctgctgctctACTTTATCCGCTACCTCCTGTCGCCTTCCTACTCGACGCGCAAGGAGAACTTTGTCAAGCTCAGGGAGGAT GAAATTGAGGAGTTGATCGATGAGTGGACTCCTGAGCCTCTTGTCGCTGAGCAGACGTCTTTCGAGGTGGCTGAGAGCGAGCGACTTCCTGTTCTCGTTGG TCCTACGGGTCCCAAGTCTAAGCTCTCCAACGGCCGAACCGTGACCAACCTCGCCTCGTACAACTTCTACAACTTCAACGCCAACGaccagatcaaggagaaggccattCAGGTCCTGCGCACCTACGGAGTCGGCCCCTGCGGACCCCCCCAGTTCTACGGCACCCAAGACGTCCACATGAAGACCGAGGCCGATATTGCCGCCTACCTGGGCACCGAGGGCTGCATCGTCTACGCCCAGGCTTTCAGCACCATCTCAAGTGTCATCCCTTCCTTCTGCAAGCGCGGCGACGTCATCATCGCTGACCGCAACGTCAACTTTTCCATCCGCAAGGGTCTGGAGTCGTCGCGAAGCAACATCCGCTGGTACGAGCACAACGACATGGATGATCTGGAGCGTGTCATGCAGGCTGTCGTTAAGGAGCAGGCCAAGGCTAAGAAGCTCACCCGCCGCTTTGTTGTTACTGAGGGTCTGTTTGAGTTGTCTGGTGACTCTATCGATCTACCTCGTCTGgttgagctcaaggagaagcacaAGTTCCGTGTCATTCTCGACGAGACCTGGTCTTTTGGTGTTCTTGGACGCACTGGTCGTGGCATCACTGAGGACCAGAACGTGGATCCTCAACAGGTTGACATGATTATCGGCTCTCTCGCTGGTCCTCTTtgtgctggtggtggtttCTGTGCCGGCCCCAAGGATGTCGTTGAGCATCAGCGCATCACCTCTTCTTCTTACACCTTCTCCGCTGCCCTCCCTGCCATGCTGGCCGTCACCGCCAGTGAGACGCTGAACCTGCTCCAGTCCAACCCTGACATCCTGACCCAGTGTCGTGAGAACATTAAGGCTATGAAGGCGCAGCTGGACCCCCGCAGCGACTGGGTCGTCTGCAACAGTGCCCCCGAGAACCCCGTCATGCTTGTTACCCTTAAGCCCGAAGTTGTGGCTGCCCGCAAGTTGGAGCTTGAGGATCAGGAGCGCATCTTGCTGGACTGCGTGGAAGAG TCCCTCGCCAACGGTGTCATGATCACGAGGACCAAGACTCAGCCATTCTCGCATGccatcaagcccaaggacGGTGTGTGGTATGCCCAACCCGCCCTGAGAATCTGCATCACGTCGGCGCTGTCCAAGAAGGACATTGAGAAGGCTGGTGTGACTATCCGAcatgccatcaccaaggttATGACCCGCAAGACCAGCAACAAGGCTGCCTAG
- a CDS encoding 1,3-beta-glucan synthase has translation MSGYPGGGHHDQYDDGYGRQPQGGNQQGGNTDSYYQDDQYYDQGYDNHRRNEGYYDESGYYNADPNNPYHQDGGYYDGHDQYQDDYYGNGNGQGQGQGGYYDQDYDRGYNGQGGRHGSEEDSETFSDFTMRSDMARAAEMDYYGRGDENYNGYSDGQRGYRPPSSQISYGGNRSSGASTPNYGMDYGNVLPAGQRSREPYPAWTSDAQIPLSKEEVEDIFLDLTSKFGFQRDSMRNMYDHFMILLDSRASRMTPNQALLSLHADYIGGDNANYRKWYFAAHLDLDDAVGFANAKGLNLKRKGKKKKKEPAANEAETLQDLEGDDSLEAAEYRWKTRMNRMSQHDRVRQIALYLLCWGEANQVRFMPECLCFIFKCADDYLNSPACQALVEPVEEFTYLNNVITPLYQYLRDQGYEILDGVYVRRERDHKNIIGYDDCNQLFWYPEGIDRLVLQDKSKLIDVPPAERYMKLKDVNWKKCFFKTYKESRSWFHLIVNFNRIWIIHLTMFWFYTSHNAPTLLVKNYEQQVNQSPPTSKAFSIVGFGGAIASLIQLIATIAEWAYVPRRWAGAQHLMKRFFFILLVFILNVAPGVVVFGFSSMLKESILKIIGIVHFIIAVITFIFFSIMPLGGLFGSYMSTKTRRYVASQTFTASWPVLKGNDMAMSYGLWAVVFGIKMGVSYTYLILSFRDPVRYLAIMNVDSCLGDNLLLKGELCKWHPTIVLALMAFTDVIFFFLDTYLWYVLLNTLMSVARSFYIGSSIWTPWRNIFSRLPKRIYSKVLATTDMEIKYKPKVLISQIWNAIVISMYREHLLAIDHVQKLLYHQVPSEQEGKRTLRAPTFFVSQEDHSFKTEFFPSYSEAERRISFFAQSLSTPMPEPVPVDNMPTFTVMIPHYSEKILLSLREIIREDEPYSRVTLLEYLKQLHPHEWDCFVKDTKILADETSQYNGDENDKGEKDTAKSKIDDLPFYCIGFKSSAPEYTLRTRIWASLRFQTLYRTISGFMNYSRAIKLLYRVENPEVVQMFGGNTDKLERELERMARRKFKIVVSMQRYSKFKKEEMENAEFLLRAYPDLQIAYLDEEAPTAEGEEPKLYSVLVDGHSEIMENGMRRPKFRVQLSGNPILGDGKSDNQNHSIIFYRGEYIQLIDANQDNYLEECLKIRSVLAEFEEMKTDNVSPYTPGVKNEVRSPVAILGAREYIFSENIGILGDIAAGKEQTFGTLFARTMAQIGGKLHYGHPDFLNGVFMTTRGGVSKAQKGLHLNEDIYAGMTALLRGGRIKQCEYFQCGKGRDLGFGSVLNFTTKIGTGMGEQFLSREYYYLGTQLPLDRFLSFYYAHPGFHLNNMFIMFSVQMFMITLVNLGALRHETIACKYNRDVPITDPLFPTGCANTDALTDWIYRCVVSILFVLILSFIPLIVQECMERGAWRAALRLAKQFSSLSLMFEVFVCQIYANSVQQNVSFGGARYIGTGRGFATARIPFGVLYSRFAGPAIYFGARLLMMLLFATLTVWKGVLIYFWLTLLALTISPFLYNPHQFAWNDFFIDYRDYLRWLSRGNSRSHASSWISYCRLSRTRITGYKRKTLGDPSAKMSADVPRAPLANIFFSEIFSPLMLAVVTILPYLFINAQTGVVARIQPDDVKTKIQPTDSLIRLLIISFAPIGVNAGVLAAMFGMACCMGPVLSMCCKKFGSVLAGIAHATSVIFLLISFLGMFVLEGFNFSRTMAGMIAATAIQRFFVKLIVSLALTREFKSDTSNIAFWTGKWYSMGWHSISQPAREFLCKITELSMFSADFILGHWLLFFMAPVILIPKIDMLHSMMLFWLRPSRQIRPPIYSMKQSKLRRRRVIRYAILYFTLLIVFIALIVGPVVAGKYVGDAISSSLNGLGFNLVQPTDLENNDTNSTSQTGTGMAGYTGAGKSKTTGAEASVTAKIKLF, from the exons ATGTCGGGATACCCAGGCGGTGGTCACCACGACCAGTATGACGATGGCTACGGCCGTCAGCCTCAGGGAGGGAATCAGCAAGGTGGAAACACTGACTCCTACTACCAAGACGATCAGTATTATGACCAGGGTTACGACAACCACCGTCGCAATGAGGGCTACTATGATGAATC TGGCTACTACAACGCCGATCCCAACAACCCTTACCACCAAGACGGAGGCTACTACGATGGCCACGACCAGTACCAGGACGACTACTATGGCAATGGcaatggccaaggccaaggccagggcGGATATTATGACCAGGACTACGACCGGGGCTACAACGGTCAGGGTGGTCGCCATGGCTCCGAGGAGGATTCCGAGACCTTTAGTGACTTCACCATGAGATCCGACATGGCCCGCGCTGCTGAGATGGATTACTATGGTCGAGGCGATGAGAATTATAACGGTTACAGCGACGGCCAACGTGGCTACCGACCTCCTTCGTCGCAAATCTCCTATGGTGGCAACCGCTCTTCCGGCGCCTCTACTCCCAACTATGGAATGGATTATGGAAATGTCCTTCCTGCTGGTCAACGCTCCCGAGAGCCCTACCCCGCCTGGACCTCCGACGCTCAAATCCCGTTGTCCAAGGAAGAAGTGGAGGACATCTTTCTCGACTTGACCTCCAAGTTTGGTTTCCAGAGGGACAGCATGCGCAATATGTATGACCACTTCATGATTCTCCTCGACTCGCGAGCCTCCCGCATGACCCCCAACCAGGCTCTTCTTTCGCTACACGCCGATTACATTGGTGGTGACAATGCCAACTACCGCAAGTGGTACTTTGCTGCTCATCTCgatcttgatgatgctgttggCTTCGCCAACGCCAAGGGGCTCAATCTGAAGcggaagggcaagaagaagaagaaggaaccCGCTGCCAACGAGGCCGAGACTCTGCAGGACCTGGAGGGCGACGacagcctcgaggctgccgagTATCGCTGGAAGACTCGCATGAACCGCATGTCTCAGCACGACCGTGTTCGCCAGATCGCCCTGTACCTGCTATGCTGGGGTGAGGCCAACCAGGTTCGATTCATGCCTGAGTGTCTGTGCTTCATTTTCAAATGCGCCGACGATTACCTCAACTCGCCTGCTTGCCAGGCTCTCGTTGAGCCGGTTGAGGAGTTCACCTATCTTAACAACGTTATCACTCCCCTCTACCAGTACCTCCGAGACCAGGGTTACGAGATTCTTGATGGCGTTTATGTTCGTCGCGAGCGTGACCACAAGAATATTATCGGTTATGATGACTGCAATCAGCTCTTCTGGTATCCCGAGGGCATTGACCGCCTCGTCCTGCAGGATAAGAGCAAGCTGATCGATGTGCCCCCCGCCGAGCGATACATGAAACTGAAGGACGTCAACTGGAAGAAGTGCTTCTTCAAGACGTACAAGGAGTCTCGCTCTTGGTTCCATTTGATCGTCAACTTCAACCGTATCTGGATCATTCATCTGACCATGTTCTGGTTCTACACTTCCCATAACGCCCCGACTCTCCTCGTCAAGAACTATGAGCAGCAAGTCAACCAGTCTCCACCCACAAGCAAGGCATTCTCTATCGTTGGTTTCGGTGGTGCAATTGCCTCTCTCATCCAGCTTATCGCGACTATTGCTGAATGGGCCTACGTTCCTCGACGCTGGGCTGGTGCTCAGCACTTGATGAAGCgattcttcttcatcctcctggTCTTTATCCTGAACGTCGCTCCCGGTGTTGTTGTATTTGGGTTCTCGAGCATGCTCAAGGAGAGCATCCTCAAAATTATTGGTATTGTTCActtcatcatcgccgtcatcacgttcatcttcttctccatcatgcCTCTTGGTGGATTGTTCGGCAGCTACATGAGCACAAAGACTCGTCGCTATGTAGCTAGTCAGACTTTCACTGCCAGCTGGCCTGTGTTGAAGGGAAATGACATGGCCATGTCTTACGGATTGTGGGCTGTCGTCTTCGGTATCAAGATGGGTGTCTCGTACACTTATCTGATTCTGTCCTTCCGTGACCCTGTCCGATACCTGGCCATTATGAACGTCGACAGCTGCCTGGGCGACAACCTGCTATTGAAGGGAGAACTTTGCAAGTGGCATCCCACCATTGTCTTGGCTCTGATGGCTTTCACCgacgtcatcttcttcttcctcgataCCTACCTGTGGTATGTGTTGCTCAACACGCTCATGTCGGTTGCCCGATCTTTCTACATCGGTTCTTCTATCTGGACTCCCTGGAGAAACATCTTCTCTCGCCTGCCCAAGCGTATTTACTCCAAGGTCCTCGCCACAACCGACATGGAGATCAAGTACAAGCCCAAGGTTCTCATATCGCAGATCTGGAACGCTATTGTCATCTCCATGTACCGCGAGCATCTCTTGGCCATCGACCACGTTCAGAAGCTGCTCTACCACCAGGTTCCTTCGGAGCAGGAGGGCAAGCGAACTCTCCGTGCTCCCACCTTCTTCGTGTCGCAGGAAGATCACTCCTTCAAGACCGAGTTCTTCCCCAGCTACAGCGAAGCTGAACGCCGAATTTCCTTCTTCGCCCAGTCTCTGTCCACCCCCATGCCGGAGCCCGTTCCAGTTGACAACATGCCGACCTTCACTGTCATGATTCCCCACTACAGCGAGAAGATTCTCCTGTCGCTCCGTGAGATTATTCGTGAGGACGAGCCCTACTCTCGTGTCACCCTCCTTGAGTACCTCAAGCAGCTTCACCCTCACGAGTGGGATTGCTTCGTCAAGGATACCAAGATTCTTGCCGACGAGACCTCGCAGTACAACGGCGATGAGAACGACAAGGGCGAGAAGGACACGGCCAAGAGCAAGATTGACGACCTTCCCTTTTACTGCATCGGTTTCAAGTCTTCGGCTCCCGAGTACACTCTCCGCACCCGTATCTGGGCCTCTCTCCGCTTCCAGACTCTGTACCGTACTATCTCTGGTTTCATGAACTATAGCCGTGCCATCAAGCTTCTCTACCGCGTTGAGAACCCCGAAGTTGTTCAGATGTTCGGAGGCAACACGGATAAGCTCGAGCGTGAGCTCGAGCGCATGGCCCGTCGCAAGTTTAAGATTGTCGTCTCGATGCAGCGCTACTCAAAGTTTAAGAAGGAGGAAATGGAGAACGCCGAATTCCTTCTCCGCGCTTATCCTGACCTTCAGATTGCCTacctggacgaggaggcccCTACCGCCGAAGGCGAGGAGCCCAAGCTCTACTCCGTTCTGGTCGATGGTCACTCTGAGATCATGGAGAACGGCATGCGTCGACCCAAGTTCCGTGTTCAGCTCTCTGGTAACCCCATTCTCGGTGACGGAAAGTCCGATAACCAGAACcactccatcatcttctacCGTGGAGAGTACATCCAGCTCATCGACGCCAACCAGGACAACTATCTCGAGGAGTGTCTGAAGATTCGCAGCGTTCTTGCCGAGttcgaggagatgaagaCCGACAATGTTTCTCCTTACACCCCCGGTGTCAAGAACGAAGTCCGATCTCCCGTTGCTATCCTTGGTGCTCGCGAGTACATTTTCTCAGAGAACATCGGTATTCTTGGTGACATTGCCGCCGGAAAGGAACAGACATTCGGTACCCTCTTTGCTCGAACTATGGCTCAAATTGGTGGCAAGCTGCATTACGGACATCCCGATTTCCTCAACGGTGTCTTCATGACGACGCGTGGTGGTGTGTCCAAGGCTCAGAAGGGTCTGCATCTGAACGAGGATATTTACGCCGGTATGACTGCCCTTCTCCGCGGAGGACGTATCAAGCAATGCGAGTACTTCCAGTGTGGTAAGGGTCGTGATTTGGGTTTCGGTTCCGTCCTCAACTTCACAACCAAGATCGGCACGGGTATGGGTGAGCAGTTCTTGTCTCGCGAGTACTATTACCTCGGCACTCAGCTTCCTCTGGATCGTTTCCTCTCCTTCTACTACGCTCATCCCGGTTTCCATCTGAACAACATGTTCATTATGTTCTCGGTTCAGATGTTCATGATTACTCTTGTCAACCTGGGAGCCCTCCGCCACGAGACCATTGCTTGCAAGTACAACCGAGACGTGCCTATCACCGACCCTCTCTTCCCCACTGGTTGTGCCAACACTGATGCGCTCACGGACTGGATCTACCGCTGCGTTGTCTCGATTCTTTTCGTCCTGATTCTCTCCTTCATCCCCCTTATCGTCCAGGAGTGCATGGAACGTGGTGCCTGGCGCGCTGCTCTCCGTCTCGCCAAGCAGTTCTCGTCGCTCTCTCTCATGTTCGAAGTTTTCGTCTGTCAGATCTACGCGAACTCTGTGCAGCAGAACGTTTCGTTTGGTGGTGCGCGATACATTGGTACCGGTCGTGGTTTCGCCACAGCTCGAATTCCCTTTGGTGTCCTCTACTCTCGATTCGCAGGCCCCGCTATCTACTTTGGAGCTCGACTTCTCATGATGCTTCTCTTTGCGACGCTCACAGTTTGGAAGGGCGTTCTCATCTACTTCTGGCTCACTCTGCTGGCCCTGACCATCTCACCTTTCCTGTACAACCCCCATCAGTTTGCCTGGAACGATTTCTTCATCGACTACCGAGACTACCTCCGCTGGCTTTCACGTGGTAACTCGCGAAGTCATGCTTCGTCTTGGATCTCGTACTGCCGACTCTCGCGAACTCGCATTACGGGTTACAAGCGCAAGACTCTGGGCGACCCCTCAGCCAAGATGTCAGCTGACGTCCCCCGAGCTCCGCTTGCTAACATCTTCTTCAGCGAGATCTTTTCGCCTCTGATGCTGGCTGTTGTGACGATTCTTCCCTATCTGTTCATCAACGCCCAGACTGGTGTTGTGGCGAGGATCCAGCCTGATGAtgtcaagaccaagatccaGCCGACTGACTCGCTCATTCGACTGCTCATCATCTCATTCGCCCCCATTGGTGTTAACGCTGGTGTCCTTGCCGCTATGTTCGGTATGGCCTGCTGTATGGGACCAGTGCTTAGTATGTGCTGCAAGAAGTTTGGCAGTGTCCTTGCCGGTATTGCGCATGCCACCTcggtcatcttcctcctcatctccttTCTGGGCATGTTCGTTCTTGAGGGCTTCAACTTTTCGCGAACCATGGCTGGAATGATCGCCGCGACCGCGATTCAGCGATTCTTTGTCAAGCTTATCGTGTCCTTGGCTCTGACTCGTGAGTTCAAGTCGGACACGTCCAACATCGCCTTCTGGACCGGAAAGTGGTACTCGATGGGATGGCACAGCATATCTCAGCCTGCTCGAGAATTCCTTTGCAAGATTACCGAGTTGTCCATGTTCTCAGCCGACTTTATTCTGGGCCACtggctcctcttcttcatggccCCTGTCATCTTGATCCCCAAGATCGACATGCTGCACTCTATGATGCTGTTCTGGCTTCGTCCTAG TCGTCAAATTCGACCTCCTATCTACTCGATGAAGCAGTCCAAGCTTCGCCGCAGACGCGTGATCCGCTATGCCATCCTCTACTTCACCCTGCTGATCGTGTTCATCGCGCTCATTGTCGGACCCGTGGTTGCCGGCAAGTACGTGGGAGATGCCATCTCGTCATCACTGAACGGCCTCGGCTTCAACCTGGTGCAGCCCACGGATCTCGAGAATAACGACACCAACAGTACGTCGCAGACTGGTACTGGAATGGCAGGCTACACTGGAGCTGGCAAGTCCAAGACAACTGGTGCCGAAGCCTCGGTCacggccaagatcaagctgTTTTAA
- a CDS encoding SprT-like domain-containing protein: protein MARLADICPSSDDDLPDLKTLIRKQGARATRTASKPTSVSTKPAASNPTAKSETRRVRRLGEPSKATGNPLFQRWNSEEHENSQEGRSRGPGRASRKTTPSESISPPPETGSASDSESEDDLPRANVQRPRRRQPAIEDSDEDSDSQGEETLITRVRRLQKTKAGAVTASSQETEKRVPRARPESKSKALMFAREIESGTDTEVNREESEAEDPSVYQTAGEDSSDSASELDWLNDSPDQPARTKPTRPVKVRPQGTAGAKDNASLIRNAPSLKPKARTSQNNTKETASSKEVAQSRKTSQSKQRGDSQDTTTASDLADTLSKLRLQLQDFSDEEGKSSKRDQFTTPPSTPPKASKPKGLISPSKKVQIPKTPHRPSMDAFWNQDVVNEWNDHHSPRKLMLPPVTKSPSKASPRKEPKKETKKAFAARKHALAESFLAELDREITQGEIAKLAESTGGVKLVWTKTLNTTAGRASWRRETIRTTRKTDGVQLSVTYKHHASIELAEKVIDDEHRLLNVMAHEFCHLANFMISGITTNPHGREFKAWAARCSAKFGDRGIEVTTKHSYDIDFKYVWECSACGTEFKRHSKSIDPQRHRCGSCKGLLKQMKPTPRGGGATGGPSKYQIFVREQMAVAREENPGSPQKVVMKLIAEKWAKQGGGKTGSKGGNKGMDGVLEKMVDLTIEEK from the coding sequence ATGGCTCGGCTCGCCGATATTTGTCCCTCCAGCGATGACGACCTTCCCGACTTGAAGACTCTGATTAGGAAGCAAGGTGCCAGAGCAACCAGAACAGCATCTAAGCCCACGAGCGTTTCTACCAAACCTGCCGCCTCAAACCCCACAGCCAAGTCTGAAACTCGTCGAGTACGCCGTCTTGGAGAGCCCAGCAAGGCCACAGGCAACCCACTCTTTCAGCGATGGAATTCGGAGGAACATGAGAACTCTCAAGAGGGTAGGTCAAGAGGACCGGGCCGAGCATCACGAAAGACAACACCAAGCGAGTCAATTTCGCCCCCGCCTGAGACCGGCTCTGCCTCAGACTCTGAATCTGAAGATGACCTGCCCCGCGCCAATGTTCAACGGCCGAGGAGACGGCAACCGGCCATTGAGGATTCTGACGAGGACAGCGACTCCCAGGGAGAAGAGACGTTGATCACGAGGGTACGGCGGCTCCAGAAGACCAAGGCAGGCGCGGTGACAGCGTCAAGTCAGGAAACTGAGAAGCGAGTGCCCAGGGCCAGGCCGGAAAGCAAGTCGAAGGCGTTGATGTTTGCAAGGGAGATTGAGAGCGGGACAGACACCGAGGTGAACCGGGAAGAGAGCGAGGCTGAGGATCCAAGCGTGTATCAAACTGCAGGCGAAGACTCTTCTGACTCTGCCTCCGAGCTGGACTGGTTGAACGATTCCCCCGATCAACCAGCTCGGACGAAACCCACGAGACCGGTCAAGGTCCGACCTCAGGGAACAGCCGGCGCAAAGGATAATGCTTCCCTAATAAGGAATGCCCCTTCTCTAAAGCCCAAGGCCAGGACGAGTCAGAATAACACGAAGGAGACAGCATCGAGCAAGGAGGTTGCTCAATCTCGGAAGACAAGCCAAAGCAAGCAACGAGGGGATTCACAAGACACGACAACCGCCTCAGACCTTGCCGACACTCTATCCAAACTTCGACTTCAGCTACAAGACTTTTCCGATGAGGAGGGCAAATCGTCAAAGAGGGATCAGTTCACCACGCCTCCCAGCACACCGCCGAAAGCCTCGAAGCCCAAGGGGCTCATATCTCCGAGCAAGAAGGTGCAGATTCCCAAGACTCCCCATAGGCCCAGCATGGACGCCTTTTGGAATCAAGATGTAGTCAACGAGTGGAATGACCACCACTCACCACGAAAACTCATGCTTCCACCAGTAACAAAGAGCCCGAGCAAAGCGAGCCCAAGGAAGgagcccaagaaggagaccaagaaggcttTTGCCGCGAGAAAGCATGCTCTGGCTGAGAGTTTCCTCGCCGAACTCGATCGTGAAATCACTCAGGGCGAGATTGCAAAACTTGCCGAGTCTACAGGTGGTGTGAAGCTTGTCTGGACAAAGACACTCAACACCACAGCTGGCCGTGCTAGTTGGCGTCGCGAGACGATCCGCACAACACGCAAGACGGATGGTGTTCAGCTCTCGGTGACGTACAAGCATCATGCCTCGATTGAGCTGGCTGAGAAGGTGATTGACGACGAGCATCGACTACTGAACGTAATGGCACACGAGTTCTGCCATCTGGCCAACTTCATGATTAGCGGTATAACGACAAACCCTCACGGCCGTGAGTTCAAGGCGTGGGCGGCAAGGTGCTCAGCCAAATTCGGCGACCGCGGCATCGAGGTTACGACCAAACACAGCTACGACATCGACTTCAAGTACGTGTGGGAGTGCTCGGCTTGCGGGACAGAGTTCAAGAGACACTCCAAGAGCATCGATCCACAACGACATCGATGCGGCAGCTGCAAGGGCCTACTAAAGCAGATGAAGCCGACGCCGAGGGGTGGAGGTGCCACTGGAGGTCCGAGCAAGTATCAGATCTTTGTTAGGGAGCAGATGGCGGTGGCCAGGGAAGAGAACCCCGGGAGCCCGCAGAAGGTGGTGATGAAGCTCATTGCGGAGAAGTGGGCGAAGCAAGGGGGTGGTAAGACGGGGAGCAAAGGGGGTAATAAGGGCATGGATGGTGTTCTTGAGAAGATGGTTGATTTGACCATTGAGGAAAAGTAA
- a CDS encoding HIT domain-containing protein, translated as MASAAGCIFCRIIKGEIPCFKLFESDKTLAFLDIGPLSKGHALVIPKYHGEKLADIPDDHLSEVLPTLKKIVNATGATDYNILQNNGAIAHQEVKHVHFHMIPKPNEKEGLGIGWPTQSPDMDALKAYYEDVKSRI; from the exons ATGGCCTCCGCCGCCGGTTGCATCTTCTGCCGCATCATCAAGG GTGAAATCCCTTGCTTCAAGCTGTTTGAAAGCGACAAGACCCTCGCTTTCCTCGACATTGGCCCCCTCAGCAAGGGTCATGCT CTCGTCATCCCCAAGTACCACGGCGAGAAGCTGGCCGACATTCCCGATGATCATCTCTCTGAGGTCCTG CCCACCCTCAAGAAGATTGTCAACGCAACCGGTGCCACCGACTACAACATCCTTCAGAACAACGGCGCGATCGCCCACCAGGAGGTCAAGCAC GTTCACTTCCACATG ATCCCCAAGCCCAACGAGAAGGAGGGTCTCGGCATCGGATGGCCTACCCAGTCACCCGACATGGATGCGCTCAAGGCGTACTACGAGGATGTCAAGTCCAGGATTTGA